A stretch of the Lactuca sativa cultivar Salinas chromosome 9, Lsat_Salinas_v11, whole genome shotgun sequence genome encodes the following:
- the LOC111882750 gene encoding putative serine carboxypeptidase-like 53 isoform X1, whose protein sequence is MVTAIASTCCSIVTIPNRLYPYRWCPTEALKSISIVRTSSQLHIGRPFQGKNISGHVLVLVGGCFNLKKEVADGVKEVMPSHVNKDGKSVYLNLSSWNIVTNLFFLHSPIGVGYYHSNTTSDILNAIKELLQICFYFY, encoded by the exons ATGGTTACCGCCATTGCATCCACCTGTTGTTCCATTGTTACCATACCCAATCGCCTATATCCCTACCGGTGGTGCCCAACAGAAGCCCTAAAATCGATTTCAATCGTTCGCACCTCCTCTCAGTTGCATATCGGTCGACCTTTCCAGGGAAAAAACATTTCTGGTCACGTATTGGTATTAG TTGGTGGATGCTTCAACTTGAAGAAAGAGGTTGCTGATGGTGTTAAAGAGGTCATGCCATCTCATGTTAATAAAGATGGGAAGTCGGTTTACTTGAACCTGTCATCTTGGAACATTG TTACAAATTTGTTTTTTCTTCATTCACCTATTGGAGTTGGATATTATCACTCAAATACCACTTCAGATATCTTGAATGCGATAAAAGAACTG CTGCAGATTTGCTTCTATTTCTATTGA
- the LOC111882750 gene encoding putative serine carboxypeptidase-like 53 isoform X2, with protein sequence MVTAIASTCCSIVTIPNRLYPYRWCPTEALKSISIVRTSSQLHIGRPFQGKNISGHVLVLVGGCFNLKKEVADGVKEVMPSHVNKDGKSVYLNLSSWNIVTNLFFLHSPIGVGYYHSNTTSDILNAIKELICFYFY encoded by the exons ATGGTTACCGCCATTGCATCCACCTGTTGTTCCATTGTTACCATACCCAATCGCCTATATCCCTACCGGTGGTGCCCAACAGAAGCCCTAAAATCGATTTCAATCGTTCGCACCTCCTCTCAGTTGCATATCGGTCGACCTTTCCAGGGAAAAAACATTTCTGGTCACGTATTGGTATTAG TTGGTGGATGCTTCAACTTGAAGAAAGAGGTTGCTGATGGTGTTAAAGAGGTCATGCCATCTCATGTTAATAAAGATGGGAAGTCGGTTTACTTGAACCTGTCATCTTGGAACATTG TTACAAATTTGTTTTTTCTTCATTCACCTATTGGAGTTGGATATTATCACTCAAATACCACTTCAGATATCTTGAATGCGATAAAAGAACTG ATTTGCTTCTATTTCTATTGA
- the LOC111882709 gene encoding protein RESPONSE TO ABA AND SALT 1, whose amino-acid sequence MSPKSRRTVVTSESEFENFFQGWLVRQEHYLDELRSNLRTSDHSSDDEHLRDLIARVLSHYQQYYEEKSRISNHDVSLVFSPPWFSSFERSFFWIAGFKPVLAFRIVGSTVGDMSPAQVERMERLKAETKADERELDNELARIQESVAAPPIVEIARRGGNPLVDGEYDEMESVIETLRAQMEVVVANADMLRTRTAEKVMEILTPVQNLRFLAAVTELQLKIRMCGWQLDAQRGR is encoded by the coding sequence ATGTCGCCCAAATCTCGAAGAACAGTCGTCACAAGTGAAAGTGAGTTCGAGAATTTCTTCCAAGGATGGTTAGTTCGTCAGGAGCATTACCTGGATGAGCTTCGATCGAATTTACGAACTTCTGATCATAGCTCCGATGATGAACATCTCCGTGATTTGATCGCTCGTGTTCTCTCGCATTACCAGCAGTACTACGAGGAGAAATCTCGAATCTCGAATCATGATGTGTCGTTAGTTTTCTCTCCGCCGTGGTTCTCGTCGTTTGAACGGAGTTTCTTCTGGATTGCTGGATTCAAGCCAGTATTAGCCTTTCGAATTGTAGGTAGTACGGTTGGGGATATGAGTCCGGCGCAGGTGGAGAGAATGGAGAGGCTGAAGGCGGAGACGAAGGCGGATGAGAGGGAATTGGATAATGAGTTGGCGAGGATTCAGGAAAGCGTAGCGGCGCCGCCGATTGTTGAGATTGCAAGGAGAGGGGGAAATCCGCTGGTGGATGGGGAGTATGATGAAATGGAATCGGTGATTGAGACGTTGAGGGCGCAGATGGAGGTGGTTGTGGCGAACGCGGATATGTTGAGGACGAGAACGGCGGAGAAGGTGATGGAGATATTAACGCCGGTGCAAAACTTGAGGTTTTTAGCAGCGGTGACGGAATTGCAGCTTAAAATTAGGATGTGCGGTTGGCAGCTTGATGCGCAGAGAGGACGATGA